tttcatgcattgtatatagcCTACGGGAAGCTGACAAATTGagacatgatgatgatgatgatgatgcactTCTGCGGTACAGGGTACAAAGAGTTAAGGTTCACCGATATGGGAAGCGAATAAAGGAACTCTCGGCTCTTTATAAAGGACAAGATATCCAGGCCCATGAGGGTTCAATTTTGACCATGAAATTTAGTCCTGATGGGCAGTACCTTGCAAGTGCTGGTGAGGATGGGGTTGTGCGTGTCTGGCAGGTCCTGGAGAGTGAGAGATCAGATGAGCTTGACATTCCAGAAATAGATCCATCCTGCATATACTTCACGGTGAACCAACTACACGAGTTGAAACCCCTCttggttgaaaaagaaaagacggCCAAAATGAGGAGCATGAGGAAAACATCAGATTCTGCATGTGTCATTTTCCCTCCAAAAGTTTTCCGGATTTTGGAAAAACCATTGCACGAGTTCCATGGGCACAGGGAAGAGATCTTGGATCTCTCATGGTCCAAAAATAATGTAAGTTGCTTCATACTGGATGCATTTCTCTAACAAACTGAAGAAAACAAAGCATAATATTTacagaaattcttttttttttttttaaagcagcATTTACTATCAGCTTCAGTGGACAAAACTGTCTGTCTATGGCAAGTGGGACGTGACTGTTGCCTCAGAGTTTTCTTACACAGCAATTATGGTGTGCTTCTGGCTAATTTTAAGTTTCTCCCAACATATGTTCTGTTAGTTTACCTGTTAGTCAAGTTGAATTACCTTTCTCtttattttggttatttgtttatttgtttattttgtatgtGATGCAGTAACCTCTGTTCAGTTTAACCCTGTGGATGATAATCACTTCATGAGTGGTTCAATTGATGGAAAAGTCCGCATATGGGCAGTTAATAGTTGCCAAGTTGTTGATTGGACTGATATAAAAGATATCGTTACGGCAGTGTGTTATCGTCCAGATGGGCAGGTTTGACAAATTTCCCTCAACTCTTTTCTCTTAAAGAATTGAGTATCTGGGGGTGTATTTTCCCATGTTAAGTGACCTCATGGAAAAACTTCTCTTCATGTAGGGAGGGATCGTTGGCTCTCTGACAGGAAACTGTCGCTTTTATAACATGTCAGGTATGCATATTCAGATAATTAGCACCTACTGCATTCTTTAGGTGTTAGGACATGAGTAAGTCAAAATGCTGTTACTTTTCATTTGTAGAAGTATTTCTTTTGACAGCTTGTTATATCCTGGTTGAATTACATGTCGTAGGGGCAGTCTCTCATGCAGGGAGGGATCGTTTTATGGATTTTATGCATGAATTTACTGGTTTAAATGGGTTGTATCTCTGAAAAGGTTCATAATAATTTAGGTTCCATGGTAATAAAGATCTAGTTTTGCCTCAGATTAACCTTGAGTTTTATGCATTTAAAGAAGAAATGAATATTCACTAAATGAGCTATAGTTTCATCAGGTTCAGACAGCTACTTGCAACTTGATGCTCAGATCTGCTTACCTGGTAAAAAGAAGTCACCTTGCAAAAGAATAACTGGCTTCCAGGTATTTGTCTCCTGCCTTACAATGTTGCTTTTGCTGCTTTTTCTCTGTTCATGTTGTTTACTATTTTACTTCATTATATGCCTCTAACTCCAGTTTTCCCCACAAGACTCAACCAAAGTAATGGTGAGTTGTGCTGATTCACAAGTCAGAATTCTTCAAGGACTTGATGTGATAGGCAAATATAAAAGTACGTATCTTTAGCTTccattttgttatcttttcaaTGTCATCTATTAATGTTGTTTCAGACAAGTCAGAAGTTTTTGTGTTGAACATTAATTGCTTGTAGATTTCATATTGTGAAACCCAAATGGGTGTGCTGCCTGTAATGTTATGAAATGTGTGAAATATAAGACTGTTTTATTATCTTAGTTATCTAAactgattaatttttaatcctgattttcttaaatttctccCTGCTCTTTAGGCAATACAGCAAACCAGATATCTGCATCTTTTACTTTGGATGGAAAGCATATTATCTCGGCTTGTGAGGATTCCAATGTACATTTGTGGAATTACATTGATCAGGAACAATCTGCAACTCCTCAATCAAAAAACTCAAGGTCTTATGAACATTTCTCTGCCAATGCATCTGTTGCTATACCTTGGTGTGGATTGAAATGTGGGAGCTTAGATAATGGATGGGGTTTTCGTGTCTCTGACAATAACTCACAGGAAGTTCTGCCTCTTTTTCTCCTGCTCATTTTTCTCTGAGTCAAGAATATTTCTCAGAATCTTTTCCCAAGGGTTGCGCTACTTGGCCAGAGGAAAAGCTTTCCTCGAGCCCATTGTCGACATCATCAGCAATGCACAAATCCCAGTACAAGTTTCTGAAAACTTCATGCCAGAGCGCAGACAGTTCTCACGCATGGGGTCTAGTCATTGTGACTGCAGGGTGGGATGGAAGAATAAAATCATTCCACAATTATGGGTTACCAGTTTCTGATTAACCTATGGTGGTATAGCAGTGCTTCCGAGAATCAAGATTGATCCTATTTGTTGGGATTTTTAGTGCTCCCTTTGATGGATTACCTGCCGCAAAATCTGATGTTGCGTAGCTGACCAATTAGCATTGAGTTTGACATCATAAAAAGTCGCCAGCTTCCTCAACTTTTGCTGAGAATATGCAGTGTAGATGAATGTTTGAGACTTCGGGATGGGCCCTTCTTGTATCACGGGTGTACTGTAAAAGAAGCATAAATGACAAGTGGCAACAGTTCTTTGGCTGTGATGATTATGTAGCTTGGGAAGAGCTAGAGGCTGAGGTTAGCCTATCTAGATTCCCAGCTTAATTATACaatttgttgataatttttGCACGAGAAATTTGTCTGCTCAGCCCAGTAAAAGATGTGCAAGTCATGTGTTATGAGAGACCAATTTGagattctctctctttataataGAGTTATAGAGGTGCTTGTGGGACCTTTGTTTAACCTCTTTCTTTGGCTTGCTAAAATGAGAGGAGGGAATCCAGAGCTGGTGGTTGCAGTTTATTTGGGAGAAAAAATGGTGGGGAACTCTGCCATTATAACTTGGTGGCCAATCTGAATGATTGAATTGTTTGTCTGCCATTTCATGCTTCATGGTAGGGTCGATTTCACCTGAGCTTGACGGTGGGGTTGTATTAAGCTTCATCTTCAGttgaatgatttgtttgattagCCGAGTGCTTACGCTGAGTCCCTGATTTGCTTGGTTGGGTCGATGTCACCTGAGCTTGACGTGGGGTTGTATTCAGCCTCATTTTCAGCTGACTGACTTGTTTGATTAGCCCAGTGCTTATGTATGTTGATTCCCCGATTTGCATGGTGATTGGATTTCCAGATGAAAGCCTCTAGCCTTTATTATTTCATGGATGCTGGCAGGCAGTCGACTAACTTTGATCATTGCTTGAGGGGTGAtcatcttctctcttttttccccacTAACAGAATTTTGTATACTGTATCTCATAATTTATTCTAACATCACTTAGATTAGTTTTGAGGCTATTTATCTTCAGAAAATCTAGAAGAAATGCCCCGAGTTTAGCATATGCAATTGTGGTTATGTAAATGAACATGTTCAGAGGTTAATTTCCTTGTAAACTGTTGGGGGAAGTGGCCTGGAAAATGAAAATTGATGAGCATTTGTGCTCGTCTTGTATGCCTGATAATTGTGTCTCTATCTCAAGTACCATGGCTATCTCAGAGAGATTTATTACCAAATCATTTCccatcttttctctctcaatctGTTCTGTAACACTAACATTCTAAGactgtttttttccccttcagaTGCTGATGGCACAGTAAATTATTACCTGTTAGCCCATTTCAGTACTTGgctaaaaagttaaaagaacaGAGCAAATAAACTATGCATCAACAAGGAAATACAGAAACATGGGTTTAAATCTCGGTGCTCTGTTTTTGGTTAAGCCGTGATCTGTTCTGGTAGGCCAAGCTGGGGGAGGAAGGTGACGCCACAGCCAATTATTAACActaaattttcatcatttttagacAAGAACTTCTCTTAAATCATTTCAAGGGAGTTACAGACTTATCATGGGAGGCTGGTGATGGGAATTTCAATTTCTAAACTTCGGCTTCAAGTTGATAAAATCATTATAAGAAAGAATAACGTAACTTTGTGCCTTTTCTATTCTTCTCAATGTGAAACATCCACATGGGTGGGTGCCATGTAGTGGGTTAGTGACCTCGGATTCCTCTTCGCATATATTTCtgcatttcattaaaaaaagaaaaagaaagataaaacacCCATATATTGCACCGCATTAACAAGCTTACCCTTAATCCAACATCTTTTATGGTTGATTAGTCAGTTTTCtgctttttataatattattaaatgtaACCTGGGTGGTTTATAGtgtttgaattaaattgaatctgTATAACTTAGTGACAtcgcatatttatttataacttgattaattcgatcaaaacttgtttgattttttttaaaaaaaattaaattttattattttaaattttattactttttaaaaaatatattaaaacaaagatgttttgaatcatttctAGTTAACCAACTCAGTTATAACTCAAATAATGTCTCCACTaagtataataattaaacaCCACATGCTTCGTTACATCATAATCCAATACCTTTTAGGGTAAATAAGACAGAAAAAAAGCCATTAATTTGACGTGGTTTAAAGAATTAAAGCACTAATGGGCCATACTATACTCTTAAAACCATGCAATTAGCACTTTATGATGATTTCTGAGGTCCCTTAATTAGGAGACAAAAAACAATGACTTGGGTTTCAAGGGACAAAACCTAAGTAGCATCATATAAACTTTGAGCTCTAGACCTTAGTGAACATCCTTTTGATCTGGGAGATTAGTGgggttattttttgtattaacttgagtaaaacttttttaatagatccaataaaaaaaaaccgacaaagAAACATAGGATTTGTTGCCAATCCCTACTCTACGCACTACCTAGGGTTTTGCTTTGTACTTATGATTAACAAACCTGTTTACTCCACTAAGTGAAGTACTTGTTAATTACACATGTTTCTGTTCTCTTTTGTACTCTTGTGTCACCAACTCTTTGGCACTCAAGAGAAAAGAATCCACTTTCTCTGCGATTATGTTATTAAAAGCTTTCAATACATTAATTTAACTATCAATAACAAagtaattaaactatatatatatatatatatatatatatataagtcataatgatatagttttttttaaaaaaataaataaaaacggGTTTTAGATAGGTTGCAgatcaattttgattaattttcttaattttttttaaaagtcaaccCATATTAAATCTTAAATTGTCCTGTCAGAataaccatattaaaaaaaaaaaattaaattatttagggTCACTAGACCTGATTTGTTGATGAATAAAAATGGGAACATCGGGACAAAATATTTAGAATTGGTTTTTGGATATTGAGATTAAGTTTTctaataattaagaattaataagttattgATTGATGatacattcataaaaaaaaattaatttcataaaaaaatttatgtgaaAGGAAAATTTAAGAATGTTGAATTCACTTGACAACCATTTTAAGAAAGCCTAATGTGgatagtataaatataattaagcaATTAACATGGTGGAATGGGCTGGACTCTCCAAAACAAACCAATTTAGGGGCTctgaaaaaaatttttttttaaaccagcCCAAATACCAAGGTGTCAATAAAGCTTGCTTTCCTCTCCTACTCTCCTGCTCCTTACAGGGCTGGATTACTGGTTGGGCTCTTCAAGTTGGGGTTAGGCCCTCTTGGGTTATTTCCTGTAATTTGACTATTTTAGTTTGTAATTTGGGACCCCATGATGTCATCATCTTTTCCAagtacaaattaattattaataattagttttgaaattatagtcattattattttttaaaatattttttatttagaaatatattaaaataatattttttattttttaaaaattattttcaatatcaacacatcaaaataatataaaaatataaaacaatttcaagcaaaaatatttctaaaaaaaatcatgaaatgtgattttaaccaaaaaaacaaataacatctAAATTcttttaagtatatttttaaaaaaacccatatACATCACGCTATCAACATAATTACTCTAAAGTTATTAGGAGGATAATGTTAGTATTcgtaggaatatatatatatatatatatatagtagttaAACCAAGTCTTACCCAATTTGAAgagttgattaaaaaattaaattttaatcaagatTTTATCGACCAGATTTTTAATGATCCAACCGAACTCgattaaaacaataacaaggaaaaaaacaagatatataattttaataaaatcatggatTTAATTATTCAAGAACTGGCTTGGTAACCTCatggtttagatatttttttatttttggatgaatTCCCGAATAAGGTATGACTAGTATGCCAAGACCAGTGTTAAGACTTAAGAGTTAGAGACGAGTCTATCCTGACGAGATATTTTGTTCAATGGGAGACAAGTGGACTTGGCAACAAAAGACACAACTGTTCCTATGTGTTCTGCCACGTCAGATGCATGCATGAATGTCCATCCTGGAACCAAACCTTTCAAACGGATAACTCCCAAAATCAACAATGAGCTGACACTTGACAGACAAACAACACAAAGATAGAAACCTCTCCCTCCTGTGATTGATTAAAAATGGCATCAGCAACTttttccctccctctctctcaaaACAAATTCCCTCTTTATCACTTCTCTTCTGCGCGCCGTCGGTTTCCCATTCCAGACCTTCACTCACCTCTCAAAATCTGCTGTTCTGGTAAGTTAGATCCTTCACATCCTCTTAACAGGTTCAGAGTTTGCAAATTTGTTGCTTATCAGGGATTTTTCTTTAATGGGGCGACTTAAAATGTGGTCAACATTCGCTGGTTTTGTGGCTCTTGTGAGTGGCAGGTAGTAGAGATGGTTCTAAATCAAGGGAAAGCTTGTTTCAGCTTAAGAAGGAGATTAATTATGTGGCTTGTGGCATTCTCGCTGCTTGGGCTGTGACTGCTGCTTCACCTGTAATTGCTGCTGCTCAGGTTGGAAGAGCCCATTttagaactttatttttacaattaaacaaAGCATCTATAAatagaaattgtattttaattttagatatttcgGACAAAACAATTCCTTTTAAGTTTTGAAGCATTGCCTAAATATGCTTGCAATTGTCAAAGCTATTCAATTATGATCTAAAGGGAACTGTGTGAAATCTTGGAGAGACTGCTGGTGGAGAAGTGGGAGTGAGGGAGCTAAGAATTGAACCTTGAAGGAGATATCTCCTTTTGATGGCATGTTGCAAAAAATCCTGGGTGTGTAGAAATAGGCTGAATATTTCTTGAATGAAAGGAATACTCTTGTTGGTTGATGTGTTTGGTAAAGCATGTAAAGCATCTTGGGTCTAAGGAAGGGTATAGGATTTATTTCTTACTTTGAGGTTATTAAATCACAATTGTTAGAAAGGAAGTGTGTCGGCTTGAGTTGAGAAAGAATTCATGTTGTCGAAAGAGGTGAATCATTGGCAAGAAATCTTTTCACTTATATGTTGGCAATATAGGTCTTGCTAGTTGGTGTCTTTGGTAAAGCAACTTGGGTCAAAGGGTATaggatttatttcttaatttactCAGAAGATTTATTAAATCACAATTGTTAGAAAGGAAGTATGTTGGCTTGAGTCGAGAAAGGATTCATGTTGTTGAAAGAGCGGGATCATTAGAAAGAAATGTTTTCAATTAATTGTTGGCAATAGAGATCTTGCTATTCTGGCTAAGAGGGTGCGGCAGTGTCGGACTCTtgctttgtattatttttttcagaaattgaTGTTTAGCCACTTGTGGTACACTCCTGAACGATTAAAAAATAGTGAATGTTGGAATTGCAGAATTGTTAGATCACCTCTTGCTATCTTGTTGTATGTGTTGAATCGTGGATGACTTTGTTTTCGTTTGAACTTACTTATGCCATCCGgcattttgatcttttaatttttttagttgttttttacaCAGAGCATGTTGTTGCCATATGAACAATAGCAATAATAGTAACAACACTAATAGAAGCTAATTTCAATGTTCTTAAATTTTACTAGATTCAGTATGTTTGCCTTGCAGAGGCTACCCCCACTATCGACAGAACCCAACCGATGTGAGAAGGCATTTGTCGGGAACACGATTGGTCAAGCAAATGGTGTTTATGACAAGCCTATTGATCTTCGCTTCTGTGATTATACAAATGACAAATCCAATCTAAAGGGGAAGTCTCTTGCAGCAGCACTCATGTCAGATGCGAAGTTCGATGGTGCTGATATGACAGAAGTGGTAATGTCTAAGGCTTATGCTGTTGGAGCTAGCTTCAGAGGTAACTTCTCCATTCAGTCCTCGGCTATCCTCTCTAGATCATCTACGCCTAGATGATGAGCACATTGATGCAAAATTTTCAtggttgaaaaatgaaaatgtcaCAAATTCACATTTTTATACATGCATAAACAAAGAGAGGAGAGGGAAACAGAACTAAATGAGCTGCTCATGTAAGGCATAactgttcttttctttccttcccttTTGCATTTGAAGGCAAATTTGTCCATGGAAATGATGAAGTAGCCTGCAAATGGTCTCTTTCTGGTAGTGCAAATGATATGGGTGGCTTGAAAGCCATTGAAAATGACAAGTATTTGTTTCTAACAAATGCAGGTCCATACTAGC
The genomic region above belongs to Populus alba chromosome 12, ASM523922v2, whole genome shotgun sequence and contains:
- the LOC118033584 gene encoding thylakoid lumenal 17.4 kDa protein, chloroplastic, producing the protein MASATFSLPLSQNKFPLYHFSSARRRFPIPDLHSPLKICCSGSRDGSKSRESLFQLKKEINYVACGILAAWAVTAASPVIAAAQRLPPLSTEPNRCEKAFVGNTIGQANGVYDKPIDLRFCDYTNDKSNLKGKSLAAALMSDAKFDGADMTEVVMSKAYAVGASFRGVDFSNAVLDRVNFGKADLKGAVFKNTVLSGSTFDEAQLEDAIFEDTIIGYIDLQKICRNTSIGPDGRAELGCR
- the LOC118033158 gene encoding LOW QUALITY PROTEIN: WD repeat-containing protein YMR102C-like (The sequence of the model RefSeq protein was modified relative to this genomic sequence to represent the inferred CDS: inserted 1 base in 1 codon), which produces MGSLSEEEYRFFDAYEDIASISDAKSDSFEIFDSHSSFDNSVSSSLHHELWIKSLGSVQEQRSKFFDWMGIGLNENGNRNSEAFSPEGESDRITESSGAVLRKSCFEDEFCSTRSMMSCWSNGESSLSAELGLLGNFVCREGDSGGGMMCKVDELGHDVKANEGCEVDSEQSVTAEESENISESSPSFQKPMQNEVGEPNTLVDAPRRLKKGWLSRIRSISCIVYSLREADKLRHDDDDDDALLRYRVQRVKVHRYGKRIKELSALYKGQDIQAHEGSILTMKFSPDGQYLASAGEDGVVRVWQVLESERSDELDIPEIDPSCIYFTVNQLHELKPLLVEKEKTAKMRSMRKTSDSACVIFPPKVFRILEKPLHEFHGHREEILDLSWSKNNQHLLSASVDKTVCLWQVGRDCCLRVFLHSNYVTSVQFNPVDDNHFMSGSIDGKVRIWAVNSCQVVDWTDIKDIVTAVCYRPDGQGGIVGSLTGNCRFYNMSGSDSYLQLDAQICLPGKKKSPCKRITGFQFSPQDSTKVMVSCADSQVRILQGLDVIGKYKSNTANQISASFTLDGKHIISACEDSNVHLWNYIDQEQSATPQSKNSRSYEHFSANASVAIPWCGLKCGSLDNGWGFRVSDNNSQEVLPLXSPAHFSLSQEYFSESFPKGCATWPEEKLSSSPLSTSSAMHKSQYKFLKTSCQSADSSHAWGLVIVTAGWDGRIKSFHNYGLPVSD